One genomic window of Carassius auratus strain Wakin chromosome 14, ASM336829v1, whole genome shotgun sequence includes the following:
- the LOC113113476 gene encoding macoilin-1-like isoform X2, translating to MKRRNADCSKLRRPLKRNRITEGIHSSTFLYLKFLVVWALVLLADFALEFRFEYLWPFWLFIRSVYDSFRYQGLAFSVFFVCVAFTSDIICLLFIPKQWLFFAASTYVWVQYVWHTERGVCLPTVSLWILFVYIEAAIRFKDLKHFHVDLCRPFAAHCIGYPVVTLGFGFKSYVSYKIRLRKQKEVQKENEFYMQLLQQALPPEQQMLQRPERETEEAPSKGLFEADSLIVAQNGTAVPKKLPVSLPELEYKEKAKDKKQQQQHSIGINNNILQTVDAKLQDIEYMENHLNTKRLNNELGSSAENLFQKEEAGGGGGGSATSKHYKNSSPHSHTSTNGSVPSSSSSRSEKKQKCAGKNLAPHRDLMENCIPNNQLSKPEALVRLEQDIKKLKADLQASRQVEQDLRSQISSLSSAERSMRSELGQLRQENELLQNKLHNAVQAKQKDKQTIVQLEKRLKAEQEVRAAVEKQLAEEKKRKKMEEATAARAVALAAASRGECTDSLRSRIRELESECKKLTHDMKLKEEQIRELELKAQELRKYKENEKDTEVLMSALSAMQDKTQHLENSLSAETRIKLDLFSALGDAKRQLEIAQGQILQKEQEIKELKQKIAEVMAVMPSITYSAETNSMTPVTPHYSSKFMDTSPSSLDPNASVYQPLKK from the exons ATGAAGCGGCGCAATGCGGACTGCAGCAAACTCCGTCGCCCGTTGAAACGGAACCGAATAACCGAGGGTATTCACAGCAG TACCTTCCTGTACCTGAAGTTCTTGGTCGTTTGGGCGCTGGTTCTGCTGGCCGATTTTGCGCTGGAGTTCAGGTTCGAGTACCTGTGGCCTTTCTGGCTCTTTATCAGGAGCGTTTACGATTCCTTTAGATATCAGGGACTG gcGTTCTCAGTGTTCTTTGTGTGTGTCGCATTCACATCAGACATCATCTGCCTGCTGTTCATCCCCAAGCAATGGCTGTTCTTCGCCGCCAGCACGTATGTCTGGGTACAGTACGTGTGGCATACAG AGCGAGGTGTGTGTCTGCCGACTGTTTCGCTCTGGATTCTCTTCGTCTACATCGAAGCAGCCATCCGATTCAAGGATTTGAAACACTTTCACGTAGACCTTTGCCGTCCATTCGCAGCTCACTG CATTGGCTATCCCGTGGTGACGCTGGGCTTCGGATTCAAGAGTTATGTGAGCTATAAGATACGTCTGCGGAAGCAAAAGGAGGTGCAGAAGGAAAATGAGTTCTACATGCAGCTCCTACAGCAGGCCCTGCCTCCAGAACAACAGATGCTTCAGAGACCGGAGCGAGAGACGGAGGAGG CCCCCTCAAAAGGCTTGTTTGAAGCAGACTCGTTGATAGTGGCTCAGAACGGCACTGCTGTTCCCAAGAAACTTCCCGTCTCTCTGCCTGAACTGGAGTACAAGGAGAAGGCCAAAGAcaaaaaacagcagcagcagcacagcaTAGGAATTAACAACAACATCCTTCAGACTGTGGATGCTAAACTACAAGACATTGAGTATATGGAGAACCACCTAAACACTAAGAGACTCAACAACGAGCTTGGCAGCAGTGCCGAGAACCTGTTCCAGAAAGAGGAGGCAGGCGGTGGAGGCGGAGGCTCTGCCACCTCCAAACATTACAAAAACTCCTCCCCCCACAGCCACACCTCCACCAATGGCAGCGTACCGTCCTCCTCGTCCAGTAGGAGTGAAAAGAAGCAGAAGTGTGCAGGGAAGAACCTTGCACCTCACAGAGATCTGATGGAGAACTGTATACCTAACAACCAGCTCAGTAAGCCCGAAGCATTAGTGCG GCTTGAGCAGGACATAAAGAAGTTGAAGGCTGACCTGCAGGCGAGCAGACAGGTGGAGCAAGACCTGCGCAGTCAGATCAGCTCCCTGAGCAGCGCTGAGAGGAGCATGCGCTCGGAGCTCGGTCAGCTCCGCCAGGAGAACGAGTTGCTGCAGAACAA GCTTCATAACGCTGTGCAGGCCAAGCAGAAAGACAAGCAAACGATTGTGCAGCTAGAGAAGCGGCTCAAGGCAGAACAGGAAGTTCGAGCCGCAGTGGAAAAGCAACTTgcagaagagaagaaaagaaagaagatgGAAGAGGCGACAGCTGCACGTGCTGTGGCTTTGGCGGCTGCCTCCAG AGGAGAGTGCACAGACTCACTGAGGAGTCGCATACGTGAGCTGGAGTCGGAGTGCAAGAAGCTCACACATGACATGAAGCTGAAGGAGGAACAGATCCGAGAGCTCGAGCTCAAAGCGCAA GAGTTACGCAAATATAAGGAGAACGAAAAGGACACGGAGGTTCTGATGTCAGCGCTGTCGGCCATGCAGGACAAGACCCAGCACCTAGAGAACAGTCTGAGTGCTGAGACCaggatcaaactggatctctttTCAGCGCTCGGAGATGCCAAGAGACAGCTGGAGATCGCTCAAG GTCAGATTTTGCAGAAGGAGCAGGAGATAAAAGAGTTGAAGCAGAAGATCGCAGAGGTCATGGCGGTCATGCCCAGCATCACCTACTCGGCAGAGACCAACAGCATGACCCCTGTGACCCCACATTACTCCTCCAAGTTCATGGACACCAGTCCTTCCAGCTTGGACCCCAATGCCTCCGTCTACCAGCCGCTCAAGAAGTGA
- the LOC113113476 gene encoding macoilin-1-like isoform X1 — translation MKRRNADCSKLRRPLKRNRITEGIHSSSTFLYLKFLVVWALVLLADFALEFRFEYLWPFWLFIRSVYDSFRYQGLAFSVFFVCVAFTSDIICLLFIPKQWLFFAASTYVWVQYVWHTERGVCLPTVSLWILFVYIEAAIRFKDLKHFHVDLCRPFAAHCIGYPVVTLGFGFKSYVSYKIRLRKQKEVQKENEFYMQLLQQALPPEQQMLQRPERETEEAPSKGLFEADSLIVAQNGTAVPKKLPVSLPELEYKEKAKDKKQQQQHSIGINNNILQTVDAKLQDIEYMENHLNTKRLNNELGSSAENLFQKEEAGGGGGGSATSKHYKNSSPHSHTSTNGSVPSSSSSRSEKKQKCAGKNLAPHRDLMENCIPNNQLSKPEALVRLEQDIKKLKADLQASRQVEQDLRSQISSLSSAERSMRSELGQLRQENELLQNKLHNAVQAKQKDKQTIVQLEKRLKAEQEVRAAVEKQLAEEKKRKKMEEATAARAVALAAASRGECTDSLRSRIRELESECKKLTHDMKLKEEQIRELELKAQELRKYKENEKDTEVLMSALSAMQDKTQHLENSLSAETRIKLDLFSALGDAKRQLEIAQGQILQKEQEIKELKQKIAEVMAVMPSITYSAETNSMTPVTPHYSSKFMDTSPSSLDPNASVYQPLKK, via the exons ATGAAGCGGCGCAATGCGGACTGCAGCAAACTCCGTCGCCCGTTGAAACGGAACCGAATAACCGAGGGTATTCACAGCAG CAGTACCTTCCTGTACCTGAAGTTCTTGGTCGTTTGGGCGCTGGTTCTGCTGGCCGATTTTGCGCTGGAGTTCAGGTTCGAGTACCTGTGGCCTTTCTGGCTCTTTATCAGGAGCGTTTACGATTCCTTTAGATATCAGGGACTG gcGTTCTCAGTGTTCTTTGTGTGTGTCGCATTCACATCAGACATCATCTGCCTGCTGTTCATCCCCAAGCAATGGCTGTTCTTCGCCGCCAGCACGTATGTCTGGGTACAGTACGTGTGGCATACAG AGCGAGGTGTGTGTCTGCCGACTGTTTCGCTCTGGATTCTCTTCGTCTACATCGAAGCAGCCATCCGATTCAAGGATTTGAAACACTTTCACGTAGACCTTTGCCGTCCATTCGCAGCTCACTG CATTGGCTATCCCGTGGTGACGCTGGGCTTCGGATTCAAGAGTTATGTGAGCTATAAGATACGTCTGCGGAAGCAAAAGGAGGTGCAGAAGGAAAATGAGTTCTACATGCAGCTCCTACAGCAGGCCCTGCCTCCAGAACAACAGATGCTTCAGAGACCGGAGCGAGAGACGGAGGAGG CCCCCTCAAAAGGCTTGTTTGAAGCAGACTCGTTGATAGTGGCTCAGAACGGCACTGCTGTTCCCAAGAAACTTCCCGTCTCTCTGCCTGAACTGGAGTACAAGGAGAAGGCCAAAGAcaaaaaacagcagcagcagcacagcaTAGGAATTAACAACAACATCCTTCAGACTGTGGATGCTAAACTACAAGACATTGAGTATATGGAGAACCACCTAAACACTAAGAGACTCAACAACGAGCTTGGCAGCAGTGCCGAGAACCTGTTCCAGAAAGAGGAGGCAGGCGGTGGAGGCGGAGGCTCTGCCACCTCCAAACATTACAAAAACTCCTCCCCCCACAGCCACACCTCCACCAATGGCAGCGTACCGTCCTCCTCGTCCAGTAGGAGTGAAAAGAAGCAGAAGTGTGCAGGGAAGAACCTTGCACCTCACAGAGATCTGATGGAGAACTGTATACCTAACAACCAGCTCAGTAAGCCCGAAGCATTAGTGCG GCTTGAGCAGGACATAAAGAAGTTGAAGGCTGACCTGCAGGCGAGCAGACAGGTGGAGCAAGACCTGCGCAGTCAGATCAGCTCCCTGAGCAGCGCTGAGAGGAGCATGCGCTCGGAGCTCGGTCAGCTCCGCCAGGAGAACGAGTTGCTGCAGAACAA GCTTCATAACGCTGTGCAGGCCAAGCAGAAAGACAAGCAAACGATTGTGCAGCTAGAGAAGCGGCTCAAGGCAGAACAGGAAGTTCGAGCCGCAGTGGAAAAGCAACTTgcagaagagaagaaaagaaagaagatgGAAGAGGCGACAGCTGCACGTGCTGTGGCTTTGGCGGCTGCCTCCAG AGGAGAGTGCACAGACTCACTGAGGAGTCGCATACGTGAGCTGGAGTCGGAGTGCAAGAAGCTCACACATGACATGAAGCTGAAGGAGGAACAGATCCGAGAGCTCGAGCTCAAAGCGCAA GAGTTACGCAAATATAAGGAGAACGAAAAGGACACGGAGGTTCTGATGTCAGCGCTGTCGGCCATGCAGGACAAGACCCAGCACCTAGAGAACAGTCTGAGTGCTGAGACCaggatcaaactggatctctttTCAGCGCTCGGAGATGCCAAGAGACAGCTGGAGATCGCTCAAG GTCAGATTTTGCAGAAGGAGCAGGAGATAAAAGAGTTGAAGCAGAAGATCGCAGAGGTCATGGCGGTCATGCCCAGCATCACCTACTCGGCAGAGACCAACAGCATGACCCCTGTGACCCCACATTACTCCTCCAAGTTCATGGACACCAGTCCTTCCAGCTTGGACCCCAATGCCTCCGTCTACCAGCCGCTCAAGAAGTGA
- the LOC113113475 gene encoding serum response factor-binding protein 1-like produces MPTALNLSNEVVKMRPEVKRVKVLIIRKLIRQISVLEKKKGSEADLEKLRRRATRLREEIHELKAVAPDCVTKAALQKEISFEKVCRYKEASLSERVIARIATHPQFSKKIQSIKAAIKAFKEERINALNPEKQAKNNAEIPMIKSQADSDNDVGSEKSNDEVDDEKLKEDDGDKNTDEDRREEIDVSSQDSQKTSLETTDEQASPCQNEESLTVEESSEAVAIPEEVIRMRKEVKRTRVLIISKMAEQVAALKKKKKGKESEGKESQERATEIMKEIKALRSLKLDQVTMTALQENVDLEKVLQDPQASPVNRAIAHISTHSRFITKLQKVKEAIKEEKAKATEAEQKKTDRLSMMQSKNEDEEPENDSNSDDSEEVGDVAEEKCNSPTTEIHKSSVAELTESTDSDLVKVPPSKISTTSSEKSKRVEIRSQKAEATALNVQSSSQKSSTVSKKNAGKANNESETTLKPQKKKDLPETKRAEEEKVDEESDLSDEEEEKEYFDDSTEERFHKQSSQSEESDDDDFFLGKVSKFKKRRSNQGKVEEKKNELQTTDKEATSKPHETNRGKLQSVFCSALSKSSLSSQKSKFGSRNDSLRPPRFQNQRKGPEGRMKAAQYKSRDLGADRRTGPFSPNRQTFKVAGQRQAGPLGARRGRPQFEQNRNPQGPPAWMSEPPQQSLHPSWEASRKRKEQQAQITVFQGKKIRFDEDY; encoded by the exons ATGCCTACAGCACTGAACCTCAGCAATGAGGTGGTCAAAATGAGGCCGGAGGTTAAAAGGGTGAAGGTGCTCATCATCCGGAAACTCATCCGTCAGATCTCAGTCCTGGAGAAGAAGAAAGGTAGCGAGGCAGACTTGGAGAAGCTCCGCAGGCGAGCAACTAGGCTTCGGGAGGAGATCCATGAGCTGAAAGCTGTCGCGCCTGACTGCGTCACCAAGGCCGCCCTACAGAAGGAGATCAGCTTTGAGAAAGTGTGCCGGTATAAAGAGGCCAGCCTATCTGAACGAGTCATCGCCCGCATCGCCACGCACCCACAGTTCAGCAAGAAAATCCAGAGCATAAAGGCAGCCATCAAAGCCTTCAAAGAAGAgagaataaatgcattaaatccagaaaaacaagcaaaaaacaatGCAGAAATTCCAATGATCAAGTCACAAGCAGACAGCGATAATGATGTGGGTTCAGAGAAATCAAACGATGAAGTTGATGATGAGAAACTGAAAGAGGATGACGGTGATAAAAATACAGATGAAGACAGACGAGAGGAAATTGATGTTTCCTCACAGGACAGCCAGAAGACGAGTTTAGAGACAACAGATGAACAGGCCAGCCCTTGCCAGAATGAAGAATCCCTTACAGTTGAG GAATCATCTGAAGCAGTGGCCATCCCAGAGGAGGTGATCAGGATGAGGAAGGAAGTAAAGAGGACAAGGGTGCTGATCATCAGTAAAATGGCAGAGCAAGTGGCTgctctgaagaagaagaagaaaggtaAGGAATCTGAGGGGAAGGAAAGCCAAGAAAGAGCAACCGAAATAATGAAAGAAATCAAGGCTTTAAGGAGCCTTAAACTAGATCAGGTGACCATGACTGCACTTCAGGAGAATGTTGACCTTGAGAAGGTTTTGCAGGACCCTCAGGCAAGCCCAGTGAACAGAGCCATTGCACATATCTCCACACATTCCCGATTCATCACCAAGCTCCAGAAGGTTAAAGAAGCCATCAAAGAAGAAAAGGCAAAGGCTACTGAAGCTGAGCAGAAAAAGACTGACAGACTGAGTATGATGCAGTCCAAGAATGAAGACGAGGAACCAGAGAATGACTCCAACAGTGATGACAGTGAGGAGGTTGGCGATGTGGCAGAGGAAAAATGTAACAGTCCTACCACTGAGATCCATAAGTCTAGTGTTGCAGAGCTCACAGAAAGTACAGACTCTGATCTCGTAAAGGTGCCACCATCCAAGATCAGCACAACATCTTCAGAAAAATCCAAAAGGGTTGAAATTAGATCACAGAAAGCAGAGGCCACGGCTCTAAACGTCCAAAGTTCTTCTCAAAAGTCTTCAACCGTAAGCAAGAAGAATGCTGGTAAAGCAAACAACGAATCTGAGACCACCTTAAagccacaaaagaaaaaagacctACCTGAGACCAAGAGGGCTGAGGAAGAAAAGGTCGATGAAGAGAGTGATTTAtcagatgaggaggaagagaaggaaTATTTCGACGACAGCACAGAGGAACGTTTCCATAAGCAGTCGTCTCAGTCTGAAGAGAGTGATGACGATGACTTCTTCCTGGGTAAAGTTAGCAAATTCAAGAAACGGAGAAGCAACCAAGGTAAAGTCGAGGAGAAAAAGAATGAGCTTCAAACAACTGACAAGGAGGCCACCAGCAAACCTCATGAGACAAACCGTGGCAAATTACAGTCTGTGTTTTGCTCAGCGTTGTCCAAATCTAGTCTGTCCTCTCAGAAATCGAAGTTTGGCTCCCGCAATGATAGCCTAAGACCTCCTCGATTCCAGAACCAGAGGAAAGGCCCTGAGGGTAGGATGAAAGCAGCTCAGTATAAAAGCCGAGACCTTGGTGCTGACAGGAGGACGGGTCCATTCAGTCCCAACAGACAGACTTTTAAAGTTGCTGGACAAAGGCAGGCGGGACCTTTGGGGGCAAGGAGGGGAAGGCCACAGTTTGAGCAGAACCGGAATCCTCAAGGTCCACCTGCCTGGATGTCAGAACCACCCCAGCAGTCCCTTCATCCCTCATGGGAGGCTAgcagaaagagaaaagaacagCAGGCACAAATCACAGTCTTCCAAGGGAAAAAGATCAGATTTGATGAGGATTATTAA